A DNA window from Mucilaginibacter xinganensis contains the following coding sequences:
- a CDS encoding tetratricopeptide repeat-containing sensor histidine kinase, whose amino-acid sequence MKIHLTLSFLFISISAFASIDRGRVDSLKILIAGANKQTLPDTTTIKRLNNLAENYFDSNPDSTLFYGRKSIEQSRKINYRQGLANGLVLTGHANFFKGRFAQGQQNFDEALDIYKSINDLKGLSNCYKLYGRMDNLLAKYQTALYYLNLALDLNTQLKDDTEIADCYKNIGIVYFSEGQNSTALDYYYKALYLTIKNNDHNASASIYNDIGVVLQGMEVYPKALEHYHKALNLFKGTNNLTGVGTINENIGEVLIAHKEYDRAIVHLSKAIKIAKKQDDKDGMSSVFTDLGLCYAHKGQFALAKRYLDTSLQIASKFKIVYNQAYALIGMATMYNLQKDYKNAYIYATQGQHLAATLRNLTVRSSAALQLNKTLAGLGRYDDAYNMLKRYNELKDSLNNNESIQKLTSYNLELNFASKERQLAQQHKEKDDSYNQRIKQQRLINLIFLTIIIGMLAVSIVYYRQKRKQQQINAMLEDKNREVLQQKTDLDDQAKKLNDLNVLKDRLISVLAHDLRAPLSTLRGLFSLLEDETISHEQMLAMIPGVLKKLEYTSDFLDTLLFWINSQMDNFDSSTKSFFIKDIVAYETESYLEQAKLKGINIIDSVSQDAVASADPNSIRIVIRNLITNAIKFSSENDTIEITSIQQDDHNYVISVKDTGMGMSEEQLGKLFKSKVNSNTGTNNESGTGMGMLFCKDLVEKCSGKIWVTSKQGQGTKFSFTVPMGKLTESHLEVA is encoded by the coding sequence TTGAAGATACACTTAACCTTATCTTTTTTATTTATATCAATTTCTGCATTTGCTTCAATAGACCGGGGCAGAGTTGACAGCTTAAAAATATTAATTGCAGGAGCAAATAAACAGACGCTACCTGATACTACCACCATAAAAAGGTTAAACAACCTTGCCGAAAACTATTTCGATTCCAACCCCGACAGCACCCTGTTTTACGGACGCAAAAGCATTGAACAGTCACGCAAAATTAATTACAGGCAGGGCCTGGCAAACGGCCTGGTATTAACCGGCCATGCAAACTTTTTTAAGGGCCGGTTTGCACAAGGCCAGCAAAATTTTGATGAAGCGCTTGATATCTATAAAAGTATAAACGATTTAAAGGGCCTTAGCAATTGCTACAAGCTTTACGGCCGCATGGATAATTTACTTGCCAAATACCAAACTGCTTTATACTACCTTAATTTAGCTTTGGATTTAAATACACAATTAAAGGACGATACCGAAATTGCCGATTGTTATAAAAACATAGGCATCGTATATTTTAGCGAAGGGCAAAATTCAACTGCGCTTGACTACTATTACAAAGCCTTGTATTTAACTATTAAAAATAACGACCACAACGCATCAGCATCTATATACAATGATATTGGCGTGGTGTTACAGGGCATGGAGGTTTATCCAAAAGCACTTGAACATTACCATAAAGCACTTAATCTTTTTAAGGGCACCAACAACCTTACCGGGGTTGGTACCATTAATGAAAACATAGGAGAAGTGTTGATAGCACATAAGGAGTATGACAGGGCAATTGTTCATTTATCAAAGGCAATTAAAATTGCCAAAAAGCAGGACGATAAGGACGGCATGAGTTCCGTATTCACCGACCTTGGCTTGTGTTATGCACATAAAGGACAATTTGCCTTAGCAAAAAGATACCTGGATACCTCCCTGCAAATTGCAAGCAAATTTAAAATTGTTTACAACCAGGCTTATGCATTAATTGGCATGGCTACCATGTACAACCTGCAAAAAGATTATAAAAACGCATATATCTATGCCACGCAGGGCCAGCACCTGGCGGCTACACTGCGTAATTTAACGGTACGATCAAGCGCTGCGCTGCAATTAAACAAAACCCTTGCAGGCCTGGGCAGGTATGACGATGCCTACAATATGCTAAAACGTTACAATGAGCTAAAGGACAGCCTGAACAACAACGAGAGCATTCAAAAGCTTACTTCCTATAACCTCGAACTTAATTTTGCATCAAAAGAGCGGCAACTTGCCCAGCAGCATAAAGAAAAAGATGATTCGTATAACCAGCGCATCAAACAGCAGCGCCTGATAAACCTGATCTTTTTAACCATCATTATCGGCATGCTTGCAGTGTCAATTGTTTACTACAGGCAAAAGCGCAAGCAGCAACAAATAAACGCAATGCTTGAAGACAAAAACAGGGAAGTATTACAGCAAAAGACCGACCTTGATGACCAGGCCAAAAAGTTAAACGACCTGAATGTTTTAAAAGACAGGCTAATATCCGTACTTGCGCATGATCTTAGGGCACCATTGAGCACGCTAAGGGGCTTGTTCAGTCTTTTAGAGGATGAAACTATTTCGCACGAACAAATGCTTGCGATGATTCCGGGGGTGCTTAAAAAGCTCGAATACACCTCTGATTTCCTCGACACCCTTTTATTTTGGATTAACAGCCAAATGGATAATTTCGACAGTTCTACCAAAAGCTTTTTTATAAAGGATATTGTTGCTTACGAAACTGAAAGCTACCTGGAACAGGCAAAATTAAAAGGTATTAACATTATTGACAGTGTTTCGCAGGACGCGGTAGCGTCTGCCGATCCTAATTCTATCCGCATCGTTATTCGTAATTTAATTACAAACGCTATAAAATTCTCGAGCGAAAACGACACCATCGAAATTACTTCTATTCAGCAGGACGATCACAACTATGTTATTTCTGTAAAAGATACAGGAATGGGTATGAGCGAAGAACAATTGGGTAAGCTATTTAAAAGCAAGGTTAACAGCAATACCGGCACCAACAACGAATCAGGAACAGGCATGGGAATGCTGTTTTGTAAGGACCTTGTTGAAAAGTGCAGCGGAAAAATCTGGGTTACCAGCAAGCAGGGCCAGGGAACCAAATTTTCGTTTACCGTGCCAATGGGTAAACTTACAGAAAGCCATCTTGAAGTAGCCTGA
- the rpsT gene encoding 30S ribosomal protein S20, with amino-acid sequence MANHKSSLKRIRSNAAKRLRNRYQAKTTRNAIKKLRGSTTKADASQLLVKVISMLDRLAKKNVIHKNKASNNKSKLTKFVNGLK; translated from the coding sequence ATGGCAAATCATAAATCATCATTAAAAAGGATCCGTTCAAACGCTGCGAAGCGCTTACGTAACAGGTATCAGGCTAAAACCACCAGGAACGCCATAAAAAAATTAAGAGGCTCAACTACTAAAGCTGATGCAAGTCAACTTTTAGTTAAAGTGATTTCAATGCTTGACCGTTTGGCTAAAAAGAATGTTATTCACAAAAATAAAGCTTCAAATAATAAGTCGAAACTTACAAAGTTTGTTAACGGCTTAAAATAA
- a CDS encoding zinc dependent phospholipase C family protein: MKPAFRIIVCLSLTFTCTSWGFYAHYRIGRLAVFTLPKAMAGFYKSNIEYLTEHAISADKRRYVDSTEAPHHFLNADHYGKDPFKRIPHNWYDAAAKYTADTLDKYGTVPWTIQYNYYRLVKAFKAHDTIAILNTSANLGHYIADAHVPLHLTQNYNGQLTNQTGIHALWESRLPELFSDRYNYYGGKARYIQNPLTEAFKICRSAFNSADTVLMFERLLNKRFPADKKYEMVVHGQKEIKDYSVAYAAAYHKMLKGMVERRMRSSILEIGSYWYSAWVDAGQPDLNKLIKKTMSRQEVLQIEKEETLFKNGEVLVLAKKTS; the protein is encoded by the coding sequence GTGAAACCTGCTTTTAGAATTATTGTCTGCTTAAGCCTTACATTCACCTGCACCTCATGGGGGTTTTACGCACATTATCGCATTGGGCGGCTGGCTGTTTTTACTTTGCCAAAGGCGATGGCAGGTTTTTATAAAAGCAATATTGAATACCTCACAGAGCACGCAATCAGCGCTGATAAGCGGCGGTATGTTGATTCCACCGAGGCACCGCATCATTTTTTAAATGCTGACCATTACGGAAAAGATCCGTTTAAGCGGATCCCGCATAACTGGTATGACGCAGCTGCCAAATATACCGCAGATACGCTCGACAAATATGGCACCGTTCCCTGGACTATTCAGTACAATTATTACCGGCTGGTAAAAGCTTTTAAGGCGCATGATACCATCGCCATATTAAACACCTCTGCCAATTTGGGCCATTATATTGCCGATGCACATGTACCGTTGCATTTAACACAAAACTATAACGGGCAGCTAACCAATCAAACAGGTATTCACGCACTATGGGAAAGCAGGCTGCCTGAATTATTTAGTGATCGTTACAATTATTATGGGGGCAAAGCCCGTTACATCCAAAATCCGTTGACGGAGGCTTTCAAAATATGCCGCAGCGCATTCAACAGCGCAGATACTGTCCTTATGTTTGAGCGGCTATTGAACAAACGGTTTCCTGCTGATAAAAAATATGAAATGGTGGTGCACGGGCAAAAGGAAATAAAGGATTATTCTGTAGCCTACGCGGCGGCCTATCATAAAATGCTAAAGGGTATGGTTGAACGCCGGATGCGTTCGTCTATACTCGAAATTGGCAGTTACTGGTACTCGGCCTGGGTGGATGCCGGGCAGCCTGACCTAAACAAACTGATTAAAAAGACGATGAGCCGACAGGAAGTGCTTCAGATTGAAAAAGAAGAAACTTTGTTTAAAAACGGGGAAGTATTAGTTTTAGCTAAAAAAACTTCATGA
- a CDS encoding DedA family protein, translating to MEIVKGLIDFILHIDKHLADITSQYHALTYLILFAIIFAETGFVVTPFLPGDSLLFAAGALIAGGATGLNIFLLALILIAAAFIGNTVNYMLGSYLGPRVFKEDNKILKLDYYLQTKAFFDKHGGKAVIFSRFMPIIRTIAPFVAGVGKMPFLRYSLYNIIGGAAWIILFLFAGYELGTVPFFKKNFALIGVAIILISIIPPIYAAIRSRTTKRS from the coding sequence TTGGAAATAGTTAAAGGCCTGATTGATTTTATTTTACATATTGACAAGCACCTGGCTGATATTACAAGCCAGTACCATGCTTTAACTTATTTAATATTATTTGCCATAATATTTGCCGAAACCGGCTTTGTAGTTACCCCTTTTTTACCTGGTGATTCGCTTTTATTTGCCGCAGGTGCGCTAATTGCAGGTGGCGCTACAGGCTTAAATATTTTTCTTTTAGCTCTTATATTAATAGCGGCGGCATTTATCGGCAATACCGTTAACTATATGCTGGGCAGTTATCTAGGCCCCAGAGTTTTTAAAGAGGATAATAAGATCCTGAAGCTGGATTATTACCTGCAGACCAAGGCCTTTTTTGACAAGCATGGCGGCAAAGCAGTCATATTCAGCCGCTTTATGCCTATTATCCGAACCATTGCCCCATTTGTGGCCGGTGTGGGTAAAATGCCTTTTTTACGTTATAGCCTGTACAACATTATTGGCGGCGCAGCATGGATCATCCTTTTCCTTTTCGCTGGTTACGAACTTGGGACCGTTCCGTTTTTCAAGAAGAACTTTGCGCTTATAGGCGTTGCCATCATTTTAATTTCAATTATCCCGCCAATTTATGCAGCCATAAGGAGCAGAACCACTAAAAGATCATGA
- a CDS encoding DUF4397 domain-containing protein codes for MIVKNKWKITGWLFAAITCLWLCSFLSSCGKAPISNPNGLNVKYQILNLSPDAFPVDLYIRFLKINTTSYTFNVNQGYFYLPYLDTPFLIRSSLTVGGGPVLVSRHDVLKTAAVYSLFITGNVADNSLTSIFTVDTSSVPALGRGKVRFVNASPTGTGGIDVYANGVKAFSKVIYPKYSDFIELPNGYYDFQINTTGSSTILQTLPKVQIQDGRLYTLYSYGYTNRTDSAAFNTGLITNR; via the coding sequence ATGATTGTTAAAAATAAATGGAAAATAACAGGCTGGCTGTTCGCAGCTATTACCTGCCTGTGGCTTTGCTCATTCCTGTCGTCTTGTGGTAAAGCACCTATTTCAAACCCCAACGGGCTTAATGTTAAATATCAGATCTTAAACTTAAGCCCTGATGCTTTCCCTGTAGACCTGTATATCCGTTTCCTTAAAATAAATACCACTTCATATACCTTTAATGTTAACCAGGGGTATTTTTATTTACCCTATTTAGATACACCTTTTTTGATCAGGTCATCGCTAACCGTTGGTGGCGGGCCGGTACTGGTTTCAAGGCACGATGTATTAAAAACAGCAGCGGTTTACAGCCTTTTTATTACGGGTAACGTGGCGGATAATTCGCTTACTTCAATTTTTACGGTTGACACGTCAAGCGTACCGGCATTGGGGCGCGGTAAAGTGCGCTTTGTTAACGCCTCGCCAACCGGCACAGGCGGTATTGATGTTTACGCCAACGGGGTTAAAGCATTCAGCAAAGTAATTTATCCCAAATATTCTGACTTTATTGAATTACCAAACGGGTATTATGATTTCCAGATCAACACCACCGGCTCATCAACTATATTGCAAACGCTCCCCAAGGTGCAAATCCAGGACGGAAGGCTATATACATTATATTCCTATGGCTATACCAACCGCACCGATTCAGCCGCCTTTAACACAGGGCTAATAACAAACAGGTAA
- a CDS encoding DUF4397 domain-containing protein has translation MNTRFIILLLVVAVAGWASCKNNDNVFPKTATVGLNIINASNDTLNLFINGTRQTNFSLTSGGQSFYLPVAAGLQNYQFKKNGGVDILFSVPLNLKADSINNSLYITDETTASSFSKFDFLDTTGINTTPKAKIRFVNASSDAGSLNVTVGSKVSFSSIAFKQIGAFTIIDTGLMAMKVKVAGSDIVKVDTSMTLAAGHMYTLFSKGSLTGKGTAKLSVALARNF, from the coding sequence ATGAATACCAGGTTTATTATTTTACTATTAGTAGTTGCTGTTGCAGGATGGGCGTCGTGCAAAAACAATGACAACGTTTTTCCCAAGACAGCAACTGTAGGCTTGAATATCATTAACGCCTCAAACGATACCTTGAACTTGTTTATAAACGGAACGCGGCAAACTAATTTCAGCCTTACCAGCGGCGGGCAATCCTTTTATTTACCGGTAGCTGCGGGGTTGCAAAACTACCAGTTTAAAAAAAATGGCGGGGTTGACATCCTGTTCAGTGTGCCATTAAATTTAAAGGCAGACAGCATAAATAATTCCCTTTATATTACTGATGAAACAACTGCCAGTTCATTCAGTAAGTTTGATTTTCTGGATACAACAGGCATTAACACCACACCTAAAGCAAAAATAAGGTTTGTAAATGCATCGTCGGATGCCGGCAGTTTAAATGTCACTGTTGGCAGCAAGGTTAGCTTTAGTTCAATTGCGTTTAAACAAATAGGTGCGTTTACCATAATTGACACCGGCCTTATGGCAATGAAAGTAAAGGTAGCTGGTTCAGATATTGTTAAGGTTGATACCAGTATGACTTTGGCGGCCGGGCACATGTACACCCTGTTTTCAAAGGGATCGTTAACCGGGAAAGGAACCGCAAAGCTCAGTGTGGCGCTTGCGCGTAATTTTTAA
- the dnaN gene encoding DNA polymerase III subunit beta yields the protein MRFIVSTSTLLKQLQSVSGALSNSTVLPILENFLFEIKDGNLTISATDLQTSMTTSLSVEAKENGRIAIPSRILLETLKSLPEQPVNFSVDDATFAIEINAGDGKYKLNGENGEDFPKIPVVENASSVNLPASVLAEAINKTIFAVSNDELRPAMTGVYCQLSTQYLTFVATDAHKLVRYRRKDAKAASTTSFILPKKALTLLKSSLPSDDVNVAVEYNSTSAFFKFGNINLVCRLIDERYPDYEAVIPLNNPNKLSIDRQSFLGSLSRVAIYANKTTHQVRLKINGSELNISSEDIDFANEAHERLSCQYEGEDMEIGFNARFLIEMLKNLSCEEVTLEMSTPNRAGILLPQGGDENEDVLMLVMPVMLNSYA from the coding sequence ATGAGATTTATTGTTTCTACATCAACATTACTCAAGCAATTACAGTCCGTAAGCGGGGCTTTGAGCAATAGTACCGTATTGCCCATACTTGAAAACTTTTTGTTCGAGATAAAAGATGGAAACTTAACTATTTCGGCAACCGATCTGCAAACCAGCATGACAACTTCGTTATCGGTTGAAGCTAAAGAGAACGGGCGGATTGCTATACCATCGCGCATATTACTTGAAACACTGAAATCATTGCCTGAGCAACCTGTTAACTTTTCGGTTGATGACGCTACTTTTGCTATCGAAATAAATGCCGGCGACGGAAAATATAAGCTTAACGGCGAAAATGGCGAAGATTTCCCTAAGATTCCGGTTGTTGAAAATGCATCGTCAGTAAATCTGCCGGCATCAGTTTTAGCTGAAGCAATAAACAAAACAATTTTTGCCGTAAGTAACGATGAACTGCGCCCCGCAATGACAGGCGTTTACTGCCAGTTGTCAACTCAGTACTTAACTTTTGTGGCTACTGACGCACATAAATTGGTGCGTTACCGCCGCAAAGATGCAAAGGCTGCAAGTACCACATCATTTATATTACCTAAAAAGGCATTAACGCTTTTAAAATCGTCGTTACCGTCTGATGATGTGAACGTAGCTGTTGAATACAACAGCACCAGCGCTTTCTTTAAGTTTGGCAACATTAACCTGGTTTGCCGTTTAATTGATGAGCGTTACCCTGATTATGAAGCGGTTATACCGTTAAACAATCCAAATAAATTAAGTATCGACCGCCAGTCGTTCTTAGGTTCATTAAGCCGTGTGGCTATTTATGCTAATAAAACTACGCACCAGGTAAGGCTTAAAATAAACGGCAGCGAGCTGAATATCTCATCAGAGGATATTGATTTTGCTAACGAAGCTCATGAACGTTTAAGCTGCCAGTATGAAGGCGAAGATATGGAGATTGGCTTTAACGCCCGTTTCCTGATCGAGATGCTTAAAAATTTATCATGCGAAGAAGTTACCCTTGAAATGTCAACCCCGAACCGGGCCGGCATTTTGTTGCCCCAGGGCGGCGATGAAAACGAGGACGTACTGATGCTGGTAATGCCGGTAATGCTTAATAGTTATGCATAG
- the gldG gene encoding gliding motility-associated ABC transporter substrate-binding protein GldG, with protein MLSILKKEITSYLSSLVAYVTIGVFLIVLGLFLWVFPESGILDYGYATLDSLFSTAPYLFMFLVPAITMRSLAEERKEGTFELLLTRPLADWQIVLGKYFACVVLVLFALLPTLVYYYSVYQLGSPQGNIDTGGVTGSYIGLFLLGASFAAIGLFASSVSKNQIIAFTIAVFLCFFFYSGFDSLSQLLSLQSLDLQNLGITQHYQSVSRGVLDTRDLAYFIILTGLFICLTLFVLNRQRQKPLKDRILITSAVVLIALGILSGATFTRFDFTKEKRFTISPVTRNIMKRLKGPVKVTVYLQGDNFPADLKRLQRATRDMLIDLRAYSNDRVQFEFIDPLAQIKGLPDEQQKKMYDSLEAKGIVGENRAAKTDNGVSQLLIFPEALVKFGDREIAVNLLQTRIGLSDEEIANNSIQNLEYSFSSAIKKVSTNGKPIIGFTEGHHELTDLQLNDAMKSLSDGYNVGRINLKTIPLTVLLKMQLLVIPKPDTKFSEVEKFKIDQYLMRGGRVLWAIDQVSAELDSLRGHGGEQMSFPKQLDLDDQLFTYGVRINYDLIADMSCAQIPLSTGMVGGQAQIQMLPWLYYPLFISVSKNPVVKNLDAIRSEFASTIDTLATKNVKKTILLTSSPYSKKLSAPHLLSLQAVEQEPNPKDFLSTPKTVAVLLEGKFKSDFQNRPLPEGLNENVPILPQSVPTKMIVISDGDVFKSQVGSDGSPYPLGYDHYMQRNFGNKTLLLNIADYMTDDSGLIELRAREIKIRLLNRARIRSEKLYWQVVNTISPLGLLVIFAIFQHYLRKRKYAH; from the coding sequence GTGCTTAGCATCCTCAAAAAAGAAATAACTTCTTACCTCAGCTCACTGGTGGCGTATGTTACCATAGGGGTATTTTTAATAGTATTGGGCTTGTTTTTATGGGTGTTCCCTGAGTCTGGTATTTTAGACTATGGTTACGCCACCCTCGACAGCCTTTTCAGCACCGCGCCATACTTGTTTATGTTCCTGGTTCCGGCAATAACCATGCGTTCATTAGCCGAGGAACGCAAGGAAGGCACCTTTGAACTGTTGCTTACCCGTCCCCTTGCCGACTGGCAAATTGTGCTGGGTAAATACTTTGCATGCGTGGTACTGGTATTGTTTGCATTGCTGCCAACCCTGGTTTATTATTACTCGGTTTACCAGCTCGGCTCGCCGCAGGGCAACATTGATACCGGCGGCGTTACAGGTTCATATATAGGGCTATTTTTATTGGGTGCCAGCTTTGCTGCGATAGGTTTATTTGCTTCTTCAGTAAGTAAAAACCAGATCATCGCTTTTACTATTGCTGTGTTTCTGTGTTTCTTTTTTTATAGCGGGTTTGATTCATTGAGCCAGTTGCTCTCGCTGCAAAGCCTCGATCTTCAAAACCTCGGGATCACCCAGCACTATCAGTCTGTAAGCCGCGGAGTTTTAGATACGCGGGACCTCGCTTATTTCATAATTTTAACCGGCTTATTTATTTGCCTAACGCTTTTTGTGCTTAACAGGCAAAGGCAAAAACCGTTAAAAGACCGGATATTGATAACATCGGCGGTTGTATTGATTGCTCTGGGCATCCTCTCAGGCGCTACCTTTACCCGTTTTGACTTTACCAAAGAAAAACGTTTTACCATATCGCCGGTAACCCGGAATATTATGAAACGGCTTAAAGGCCCGGTTAAGGTTACCGTTTATTTACAGGGCGATAATTTCCCTGCCGACCTAAAAAGGCTGCAACGCGCAACCCGCGATATGCTGATTGACCTTAGGGCCTACAGTAATGACCGCGTACAGTTTGAGTTTATTGACCCGCTAGCACAAATAAAAGGGCTGCCGGATGAGCAGCAAAAAAAGATGTACGACTCGCTGGAAGCGAAAGGGATAGTGGGCGAAAACAGGGCTGCAAAAACAGATAATGGTGTTTCGCAATTGCTGATATTTCCGGAAGCGCTGGTAAAATTTGGCGACCGGGAGATTGCCGTTAATTTACTGCAAACCCGCATCGGGCTATCTGACGAAGAGATCGCCAACAATTCTATCCAAAACCTTGAATACAGCTTTTCATCAGCTATAAAAAAAGTTAGCACCAATGGTAAGCCTATTATTGGCTTTACCGAGGGGCACCATGAACTTACAGACCTGCAACTGAACGACGCCATGAAATCCCTGTCAGACGGATATAATGTGGGCCGGATCAACCTGAAAACTATTCCGCTTACGGTTTTACTAAAGATGCAGCTTTTGGTGATCCCAAAACCGGATACAAAGTTCAGCGAAGTTGAAAAATTCAAAATAGATCAATATTTAATGCGTGGCGGCAGGGTGTTGTGGGCCATTGACCAGGTAAGCGCGGAGCTGGACAGCCTGCGCGGGCATGGCGGCGAACAAATGTCGTTCCCAAAACAGCTGGACCTTGATGACCAGCTGTTCACTTACGGCGTACGGATCAATTACGACCTGATTGCGGATATGAGCTGTGCACAGATTCCCCTGAGTACCGGGATGGTTGGCGGGCAGGCACAAATCCAGATGCTGCCATGGCTTTACTACCCGCTGTTCATTTCTGTATCAAAAAACCCGGTGGTGAAAAACCTGGATGCCATCCGCAGCGAGTTTGCAAGCACCATTGATACCCTGGCTACTAAAAACGTTAAAAAAACTATCCTGCTTACCTCATCGCCGTACAGCAAAAAGCTAAGCGCACCGCACCTATTATCGTTACAGGCCGTTGAGCAGGAACCCAATCCTAAAGATTTTTTAAGCACTCCAAAAACCGTTGCTGTGCTGCTGGAAGGGAAATTTAAATCTGATTTTCAAAACAGGCCATTGCCTGAAGGCTTAAACGAGAACGTACCCATATTACCGCAAAGCGTACCAACAAAAATGATTGTAATAAGTGATGGCGATGTTTTTAAAAGCCAGGTTGGTTCTGACGGTTCACCCTACCCGCTTGGTTACGACCACTACATGCAGCGTAACTTTGGCAACAAAACCCTTTTACTGAATATAGCCGATTATATGACCGACGATTCGGGGCTGATTGAACTGCGCGCCAGGGAAATCAAGATCCGCCTGCTTAACCGCGCCCGCATTCGCAGCGAAAAGCTGTACTGGCAGGTTGTTAATACCATTTCCCCATTGGGTTTGTTGGTAATATTCGCTATTTTTCAACATTATCTGCGTAAAAGAAAGTATGCACATTAA
- a CDS encoding START domain-containing protein — translation MYRLIAVLLLLFKITGATAQNDWKFKTEKDGIKVYTSTVSTSKFKAIKVECELNTTASQMIKVILDVSNGPEWLDHTKSCRLIKQVSPSELYYYSEVNIPWPVQNRDFVAHLMVRQNPDTRVVTVDGPAVSGLVPVKQGVVRVHSSKSLWIITPAGPNVVKVVYTLQVDPGGDVPAWLVNMLAGEGPLKSFEGLKLQLKKPVYQNAALAFIKD, via the coding sequence ATGTACAGGCTAATTGCAGTTTTACTGCTTCTTTTTAAAATAACAGGGGCAACGGCCCAAAACGACTGGAAATTCAAGACTGAAAAAGACGGAATTAAGGTTTATACCAGCACGGTATCAACGTCAAAATTTAAGGCTATAAAAGTAGAATGCGAGCTGAATACTACGGCGTCGCAAATGATAAAGGTGATACTTGATGTAAGTAACGGGCCCGAGTGGCTTGATCATACCAAATCATGCAGGCTGATTAAGCAAGTGTCGCCCTCAGAACTATACTATTATTCGGAAGTGAATATTCCATGGCCGGTGCAGAACCGTGATTTTGTGGCACACCTGATGGTACGTCAAAACCCCGACACGCGGGTGGTTACTGTTGATGGTCCGGCGGTTTCAGGCCTGGTACCGGTAAAGCAGGGTGTTGTTAGGGTTCACTCGTCAAAAAGTTTATGGATCATAACGCCCGCCGGCCCTAATGTTGTAAAAGTGGTGTACACGCTGCAGGTGGATCCGGGTGGAGACGTGCCGGCCTGGCTGGTTAATATGCTGGCAGGAGAGGGTCCCTTAAAAAGTTTCGAAGGGTTAAAATTACAATTAAAGAAACCTGTTTACCAGAATGCCGCGCTGGCATTTATTAAGGATTAA
- a CDS encoding DUF4230 domain-containing protein: MANRFGNRILFILISSIVITCFLVFLFFYIKHQFTATRTEITETGMVQKITSMGKLELVKYTMKDIVEQKEIHPILPDSKVLFLAVGEVTACIDLTKVKKTDIIQGADSVTVFLPQPEICYAAIDHQKSRIYDISGTWFRDDTKNMVESVYKIAEKKIFDNAKQMDVLGTARQNAQLIFKPLLESISGKKVVLSFR, encoded by the coding sequence ATGGCAAACCGCTTTGGCAACCGAATCCTGTTCATCCTTATCAGTTCAATAGTTATAACCTGTTTCCTTGTTTTTCTGTTCTTTTATATCAAACACCAGTTTACAGCAACGCGCACTGAAATTACTGAAACCGGCATGGTTCAAAAAATAACCAGCATGGGCAAACTGGAACTGGTTAAATACACCATGAAAGATATTGTTGAGCAAAAAGAGATCCACCCGATTTTGCCGGACAGTAAAGTTTTGTTTTTAGCAGTTGGCGAGGTTACCGCGTGTATTGATCTTACAAAAGTTAAAAAAACGGACATTATCCAGGGTGCGGATTCTGTAACAGTTTTTTTGCCGCAGCCCGAGATCTGTTACGCAGCCATTGACCATCAGAAATCAAGGATTTATGACATTAGTGGCACCTGGTTTAGGGATGATACAAAAAACATGGTGGAATCTGTTTACAAGATTGCCGAAAAAAAGATCTTCGACAACGCAAAACAAATGGATGTTTTGGGAACGGCCAGGCAAAATGCGCAGCTAATTTTCAAACCCCTGCTGGAAAGCATTTCGGGCAAAAAGGTAGTTTTGAGTTTTAGATGA